A section of the Kluyveromyces lactis strain NRRL Y-1140 chromosome F complete sequence genome encodes:
- a CDS encoding WD repeat MDV1/CAF4 family protein (similar to uniprot|P47025 Saccharomyces cerevisiae YJL112W MDV1 WD repeat protein that regulates steps in the Dnm1p-dependent process of mitochondrial fission), with protein MSSNTGDQFANLGKALSTTASVLFSSQPMEDTILSYSSPYKKLLHETITNAGGGSSLVKVRHDVKLSKGKNTGFQDIYSNSKEFFKNSYSDPKTTFKVLSYLSDDLLEDAPRDTIPQNKNMITENGEKRSAKSKKQEPTLFQGFEASLPVINETIELQQKLIMNSDMKPLTDSESIPVYAEEEEQEEEFSLPDHLKADKLLHSYSASFLKDASRSITDNLDLLEIQKNLAASEIRELDIKLEKLKMMRELVFKRVAKIEQHELFLEKHLNNVKDRIDMIIEYNMDKEYSSEDEENINGLSELSPKTGETNETYETAATTPLENKEEEHSPLLSKSIYQQLQDHEKKSDISERKKHSTSKKIKDVGVSHRNRRRKTYPTLQQFYDSGSKITSLPKAHDEDITCLDFDMPFGTMCSAGSLDHSVKVWDLSKKKQIATLHGHLASISCMQIDQYSTLITGGRDAVLKLWDIDKAMADEASNSSEDNDACLYTFDSHVDEITAISFDGDNLVSGSQDRTVRQWDLNSGKCTQTIDISFATGPMRSQRNIPLRNSVLLTKEPPAIGALQCFDAALATGTKDGIVRLWDLRSGKVVRMLEGHTDAITSLQFDSVNLVTGAMDRSIRIWDLRTGILSDVFAYEQPITSLHFDLDKIVISNNEPTVKIYNRKDGNHWFCGEDDPEQGNVDFVRYKHGYLVEGRSNGDINTWAI; from the coding sequence ATGAGTTCTAATACGGGAGACCAGTTTGCCAATCTGGGAAAGGCACTGTCTACCACGGCGTCTGTTCTATTCTCGTCGCAGCCGATGGAAGACACAATTCTTTCATACAGTAGTCCATATAAGAAATTGCTTCATGAGACAATTACTAATGCAGGTGGGGGATCATCACTAGTTAAAGTACGCCACGACGTGAAATTATCTAAAGGCAAGAATACAGGTTTCCAAGATATATATTCCAATAGCAAAGAGTTCTTTAAAAACTCTTATAGTGATCCAAAAACAACATTCAAAGTTTTAAGTTACTTGAGTGATGATCTACTTGAAGACGCCCCACGAGACACTATACCTCAGAACAAGAACATGATAACAGAAAATGGCGAGAAAAGATCTGCAAAGTCAAAAAAGCAAGAACCGACGTTATTTCAAGGATTTGAAGCATCTTTACCTGTTATTAATGAAACGATAGAACTACAGCAAAAACTTATAATGAATAGCGATATGAAACCCTTAACAGACTCTGAGTCCATCCCAGTTTAcgctgaagaagaagaacaagaggAAGAGTTTAGTTTGCCAGACCATTTAAAAGCTGATAAACTTCTGCATTCTTACTCCGCATCCTTCTTGAAGGATGCCTCGAGGTCAATCACCGATAACCTGGATTTACTTGAAATCCAGAAAAATCTAGCAGCTAGCGAAATAAGAGAGCTAGATATCAAGCTGGAAAAGTTAAAAATGATGCGTGAACTAGTATTCAAGCGAGTGGCTAAAATTGAGCAGCATGAATTGTTTTTGGAGAAGCATTTGAACAACGTTAAGGATAGAATCGATATGATTATAGAGTACAACATGGATAAAGAATACTCATCggaggatgaagaaaatataaATGGATTATCTGAACTTTCGCCTAAAACTGGAGAAACTAACGAAACATATGAAACTGCGGCTACCACTCCTttagaaaacaaagaagaagagcacTCTCCATTGCTTTCCAAATCCATCTATCAGCAGCTACAAGACCACGAGAAGAAATCGGATATTTCCGAAAGGAAGAAACATAGTACTTccaaaaaaattaaagatgTTGGTGTTTCTCACCGTAATCGCCGCCGTAAAACTTATCCAACTTTACAACAGTTCTATGATTCCGGATCTAAGATTACAAGCCTTCCTAAGGCCcatgatgaagatatcacTTGCCTAGATTTTGATATGCCATTTGGTACTATGTGCTCTGCTGGCAGTCTAGATCACTCGGTAAAAGTATGGGATTtaagtaaaaaaaaacaaattgCTACATTGCATGGACACTTAGCATCTATCAGTTGCATGCAAATTGATCAATATAGCACCCTGATTACTGGTGGTCGGGACGCAGTTCTGAAATTGTGGGATATCGATAAGGCCATGGCTGATGAAGCGTCAAATTCATCTGAAGATAATGATGCATGTTTATATACCTTTGATTCTcatgttgatgaaatcaCCGCAATAAGTTTTGACGGTGACAATTTGGTTTCTGGTTCTCAGGATAGGACAGTACGTCAATGGGATCTGAATAGTGGTAAGTGCACCCAAACCATAGATATATCTTTCGCAACTGGCCCTATGCGGTCTCAAAGAAACATCCCTCTTCGTAATAGTGTACTTCTAACCAAGGAACCGCCGGCTATTGGAGCTTTACAATGCTTCGATGCTGCCTTGGCGACAGGTACTAAAGATGGTATCGTAAGGCTTTGGGATTTAAGATCCGGGAAAGTAGTACGTATGTTAGAAGGTCATACTGACGCCATCACCTCCCTTCAGTTCGACTCGGTCAATCTAGTTACAGGTGCAATGGACAGAAGTATAAGAATATGGGACTTAAGAACTGGTATACTTTCTGACGTATTTGCATATGAGCAACCGATCACTTCTCTACATTTCGATCTGGATAAGATTgtaatttcaaacaatgaGCCTACTGTGAAAATTTACAACAGGAAAGACGGTAACCACTGGTTCTGCGGCGAAGATGATCCTGAACAAGGTAACGTGGATTTTGTTAGATACAAACACGGATATTTGGTAGAAGGGCGCTCGAATGGTGACATCAACACCTGGGCAATTTAG
- the SPC34 gene encoding Spc34p (similar to uniprot|P36131 Saccharomyces cerevisiae YKR037C SPC34 Component of Dam1p complex important for spindle and kinetochore integrity localized to nuclear side of spindle pole body and along mitotic spindle) has translation MSGSLDYCLDQISKSAESISTLYFKPPGIFRNAIVPGNSKVYSDLIVKLIRDGDSIEEMSLYSTDNDGNMKRKDGKVGIYDHLLEREATLKRNRALCLPDPRPITYIPKGFYLSQNDHVIRKKQKPARDFIFEGSNSDELGIYDVLLKKFSKDEQIKQFLHALRNGSVITGEDVSRRKTLFVEDFPISIILSVFREIIDQWPLTEYKEKFEKLMQIYNGLQADINELQKKVEIQELDFQHEALPEKTSISSLIDKEEKEIQKLEKQLDLLEGRNK, from the coding sequence ATGTCTGGATCATTAGATTACTGCCTGGATCAGATATCAAAATCCGCGGAGTCAATATCGACCTTATATTTCAAACCGCCAGGCATCTTTAGAAATGCGATTGTACCAGGCAACAGCAAAGTGTACTCAGATCTTATAGTAAAGCTTATAAGAGATGGcgattcaattgaagaaatgtcATTATACAGTACAGATAACGATGGAAATATGAAGCGTAAGGATGGGAAAGTAGGGATATACGATCATCTCTTGGAGAGGGAAGCAACTTTGAAACGGAACAGAGCACTATGTTTACCAGATCCAAGACCTATTACCTACATACCGAAGGGGTTTTATCTCAGTCAAAACGATCATGTCATCcgaaagaaacagaaaccTGCAAGAGATTTTATCTTCGAAGGAAGTAACAGCGATGAGCTGGGAATCTACGACGTgctattgaaaaaattcagCAAGGACGAACAAATCAAGCAATTTCTTCATGCATTGCGGAATGGAAGTGTGATAACTGGCGAGGATGTATCAAGAAGGAAAACTCTTTTCGTAGAAGATTTCCCAATCTCGATTATATTATCTGTGTTCCGGGAAATTATAGATCAATGGCCTCTCACTGAATACAAGgagaaatttgaaaaactaATGCAAATATACAATGGATTACAAGCTGATATTAATGAACTTCAGAAGAAAGTAGAGATCCAGGAGTTAGACTTCCAACACGAAGCGTTACCGGAAAAAACGTCAATATCATCTCTCATCGATAAAGAggagaaagaaatacagAAGCTCGAGAAACAGTTGGACCTTTTGGAAGGGAGAAATAAGTGA
- the KAE1 gene encoding tRNA N6-adenosine threonylcarbamoyltransferase (highly similar to uniprot|P36132 Saccharomyces cerevisiae YKR038C KAE1 Putative glycoprotease that interacts with Bud32p which is a member of the novel protein kinase piD261 family): MVNLNGIPPRGKRNYYLAIGLEGSANKLGVGIIKHPVLEKHEDSDLSYECDVEILANIRDTYVTPPGEGFLPRDTARHHRNWVVRIIRKALTEAKIDDPTKIDVICFTRGPGMGAPLHCVVIAARTLSLMWDIPLVGVNHCVGHIEMGREITGAKNPVVLYVSGGNTQVIAYSEKRYRIFGETLDIAIGNCLDRFARTLKIPNAPSPGYNIEQLAKQCKNKEKLVVLPYTVKGMDLSMSGILQYIDTLAKDLFKKNLKNKLLFDSRTGEQLVTVEDLCYSLQENLFAMLVEITERAMAHVNSNQVLIVGGVGCNVRLQEMMAQMCKDRSNGQVHATDDRFCIDNGVMIAQAGLLEYRTGHFVKDLSETIVTQKFRTDEVYIAWRE; encoded by the coding sequence ATGGTGAATTTAAACGGCATTCCACCAAGAGGTAAAAGGAACTATTATTTGGCAATTGGTCTTGAAGGATCTGCCAACAAGTTAGGCGTTGGTATTATCAAGCACCCAGTGCTAGAAAAACATGAAGATAGTGACCTTTCGTATGAGTGtgatgttgaaatattGGCTAATATTAGAGATACATATGTGACACCGCCAGGAGAAGGGTTTTTACCAAGAGATACTGCAAGACATCATAGGAATTGGGTGGTACGAATCATTAGAAAGGCATTAACGGAGGCCAAGATCGATGATCCCACAAAGATCGATGTGATATGTTTCACTAGAGGACCTGGAATGGGTGCTCCTTTGCATTGTGTGGTTATAGCTGCAAGGACTTTGTCATTGATGTGGGACATACCATTAGTTGGGGTTAACCACTGTGTGGGGCATATCGAGATGGGGAGAGAGATCACAGGAGCTAAAAATCCTGTCGTGCTCTATGTTAGTGGAGGTAACACTCAAGTTATTGCTTACTCCGAGAAAAGATATCGAATCTTTGGTGAAACGTTGGACATCGCCATTGGGAATTGTTTAGACAGATTTGCAAGAACTTTGAAGATACCGAATGCACCATCGCCTGGTTACAACATTGAACAACTGGCTAAACAGTGtaagaataaagaaaaattagTGGTATTACCATACACTGTTAAGGGAATGGATCTGTCAATGAGTGGTATTTTGCAATATATTGACACTTTAGCGAAAGACCTATTCaaaaagaacttgaagaataaattattatttgattcaagaacAGGAGAACAGCTTGTGACTGTAGAAGACCTATGTTACTCTTTACAGGAAAATTTATTTGCCATGCTTGTGGAGATTACCGAACGTGCAATGGCCCATGTAAACTCAAACCAAGTGCTAATAGTGGGTGGTGTTGGATGCAACGTTAGGCTTCAAGAGATGATGGCCCAAATGTGTAAAGACAGGTCCAATGGACAAGTACACGCAACTGATGACAGATTCTGTATTGATAATGGTGTGATGATTGCCCAGGCAGGCCTATTAGAGTACAGAACAGGCCACTTTGTTAAGGATCTTTCTGAAACCATTGTCACGCAGAAGTTTAGAACCGATGAGGTTTATATCGCATGGAGAGAATAA
- a CDS encoding homoserine O-acetyltransferase family protein (some similarities with uniprot|P08465 Saccharomyces cerevisiae YNL277W MET2 L-homoserine-O-acetyltransferase, catalyzes the conversion of homoserine to O-acetyl homoserine which is the first step of the methionine biosynthetic pathway), translated as MSSAILFASKKSFPAAHNAVRTNWTRYSSALNTSTNPAMQFPCLDKLEKKTAKLRGDDSDPNTPSSKMSCSMEEDATSASSKNDPVYGKVRSGFQLFKSKQPIFLDYGGVLPNFELAYETWGTLNEDKSNAILIHTGLSASSHAHSSSSNEKPGWWEDFIGPGNSILDTDKWFIICTNVLGGCYGSTGPSSLDPGDGKPYATRFPMLSIQDMIRAQKRLIDCFGITKLKASVGSSMGGMQSLAYGQLFPDSVEKIVSVSACARSHPSSIAMRHAQRQVLMADPNWKRGFYYPSEEHPDRIPPHVGMKLAREIATVTYRSGPEWESRFGTERLDDDRSPVLCPDFLIETYLDHQGEKFSLEYDANSFLYISKTMDLFSLSKSDQERSQKRRLQSQRDFESGVLPSSRLPDEPYKYKKRRRTTTIEESRKDLEAGMTQLLDKDILVIGVKTDSLFPYWQQREIVELLKGPNDNVTHVELDENASLYGHDTFLLDLEIVGSSIGKFLRDQL; from the coding sequence ATGTCATCGGCAATACTATTCGCTTCAAAAAAGTCGTTTCCTGCAGCTCACAATGCTGTGCGAACTAATTGGACCAGATATTCCTCAGCATTGAACACGTCTACAAATCCTGCGATGCAGTTTCCATGCCTAGATAAActcgaaaagaaaactgcAAAGCTTAGAGGAGATGACTCAGATCCTAACACACCAAGCTCCAAGATGTCATGCTCTATGGAAGAGGATGCCACATCCgcatcttcaaagaatgaCCCAGTTTACGGGAAAGTGAGATCAGGATTTCAGCTTTTCAAATCTAAACAACCTATATTTCTAGACTACGGTGGAGTGCTACCGAATTTTGAGTTGGCATATGAGACCTGGGGCACTTTAAATGAAGATAAATCTAATGCTATTTTAATACATACAGGACTTAGTGCATCGTCACATGCACATTCCTCATCGTCGAACGAAAAACCTGGCTGGTGGGAAGACTTCATAGGGCCTGGAAATTCAATCCTAGACACTGATAAGTGGTTCATTATCTGTACAAATGTATTAGGAGGGTGCTACGGATCTACAGGCCCTTCGTCTCTAGATCCTGGAGACGGGAAACCGTATGCAACGAGGTTCCCAATGCTCTCAATTCAGGATATGATCAGAGCTCAGAAGAGGTTAATTGACTGCTTCGGAATtaccaaattgaaagcaTCAGTTGGAAGTTCCATGGGGGGAATGCAATCTTTGGCTTATGGTCAACTATTTCCAGATTCAGTGgaaaaaattgtttctgtCTCAGCATGCGCGAGGTCTCATCCATCATCTATAGCAATGAGACATGCACAGAGACAGGTACTAATGGCAGATcccaattggaaaagagGATTTTATTATCCAAGTGAAGAGCATCCGGATAGAATACCTCCTCATGTCGGCATGAAATTAGCAAGAGAAATAGCAACTGTCACTTATAGATCAGGCCCAGAATGGGAATCAAGGTTCGGAACAGAAAGATTAGATGATGACAGGTCTCCTGTTCTATGTCCAGATTTTCTTATTGAGACTTACCTGGATCACCAAGGGGAGAAGTTTTCCTTAGAATATGACGCAAACTCATTCTTATACATTTCAAAGACGATGGATTTATTCAGCTTATCAAAGTCCGACCAAGAGCGCAGCCAGAAACGAAGATTGCAAAGTCAAAgagattttgaaagtggTGTTTTGCCTTCGTCAAGGCTGCCGGATGAGCCATACAAGTATAAGAAAAGACGGAGAACAACAACGATAGAAGAAAGCAGAAAAGATCTCGAAGCGGGGATGACTCAACTTCTAGATAAAGATATCTTGGTGATTGGTGTTAAGACAGACTCCCTCTTCCCGTATTGGCAACAAAGAGAGATTGTTGAACTTTTAAAGGGACCGAACGATAATGTGACACATGTTGAATTAGACGAGAATGCGTCATTGTACGGACACGATACTTTCCTTCTAGATTTAGAAATAGTCGGATCGAGCATAGGCAAATTCCTCCGTGATCAGCTATAA
- the MRPS28 gene encoding mitochondrial 37S ribosomal protein uS15m (similar to uniprot|P21771 Saccharomyces cerevisiae YDR337W MRPS28 Mitochondrial ribosomal protein of the small subunit), whose protein sequence is MSSSIVPMLRTGFVRPLVRPFSSSSVIGSAKSVKFLKAQRRKQLNEAKQNKIKNSLDDVDPVLGRPNTPFIDRVMAELQEPNVLIPGYEHGEVEKLLVSVEETKKKQASLTGLDSLLEEQSIKNLRNKHEAVLRIINMKNASNADALKMAVRLAREEFQRFPGDTGSSEVQAAVMTVRIHNLAKHVKENKKDFKNIRALRILVQQRQSILRYLKKDQPERYFWTIQKLGLTDNAAMSEFNMDRRYMQDYKFFGDVILIKDSNKVADAKRKAARKEKMFSSEQ, encoded by the coding sequence ATGAGTTCATCTATTGTGCCTATGTTACGTACAGGATTTGTGAGGCCACTTGTGAGACCTTTCTCCAGTTCGAGTGTCATTGGAAGTGCTAAATCAgtcaagttcttgaaagctcaaagaagaaaacagcTGAACGAAGCTAAGCAGAATAAGATCAAAAACTCATTGGACGATGTGGATCCAGTGCTTGGACGTCCAAATACACCATTTATAGACCGTGTGATGGCAGAACTCCAAGAACCAAACGTTTTGATTCCAGGGTACGAGCATGGAGAAGTGGAAAAGCTATTGGTATCCGTTGAAGAGaccaagaagaagcaagCTAGTTTGACAGGGTTAGATTCCTTGCTTGAGGAACAGTCTATCAAAAATCTAAGGAACAAGCATGAGGCCGTGCTTCGTATTATCAATATGAAGAACGCTAGTAACGCAGATGCCTTGAAGATGGCTGTCAGATTGGCAAGAGaagaattccaaagattcCCCGGGGATACAGGTTCGAGCGAAGTACAGGCTGCTGTCATGACCGTCAGAATTCATAACTTGGCTAAACATGTAAAGGAGAATAAGAAAGATTTTAAGAACATTAGAGCGTTGAGAATTTTGGTACAACAAAGACAAAGTATCTTGagatatttgaagaaagatcaGCCTGAAAGATATTTCTGGACCATTCAAAAGTTGGGTCTAACGGATAATGCAGCTATGTCTGAATTCAATATGGATAGACGTTATATGCAAGATTATAAATTCTTCGGTGATGTTATTTTGATTAAGGATTCGAATAAGGTTGCCGATGCTAAGCGTAAGGCTGCTCGTAAGGAAAAAATGTTCAGTTCCGAGCAATAG
- the GAR1 gene encoding H/ACA snoRNP pseudouridylase subunit GAR1 (some similarities with uniprot|P28007 Saccharomyces cerevisiae YHR089C GAR1 Protein component of the H/ACA snoRNP pseudouridylase complex involved in the modification and cleavage of the 18S pre-rRNA) codes for MSFRGGNRGSRGGFRGNSRGGFGGRAAPQGPPDSVLEMGAFLHPCEGDIVCRSINTKIPYFNAPIYLENKTQVGKVDEILGPLNEVFFTVKCSDGVKAESFSEGDKFYIAPDKLLPIERFLPKPKVAGPPKPKRKRSGAPGGRGGFGGGRGGARGGSRGGFGGGRGGSRGGFGGSRGGFSGGRGGFSGGSRGGSRGGSRGGFGGSRGGSRGGFGGGRRF; via the coding sequence ATGAGTTTTAGAGGTGGTAATAGAGGTTCCCGTGGTGGATTCCGTGGTAATTCCCGTGGTGGATTTGGTGGTAGAGCTGCACCACAAGGTCCTCCAGATTCAGTTCTTGAAATGGGTGCTTTTTTGCATCCATGCGAAGGAGACATTGTGTGTCGTTCCATTAACACTAAGATTCCATACTTCAACGCTCCAATCTATTTGGAAAACAAGACACAAGTTGGTaaagttgatgaaattttagGTCCATTAAACGAAGTGTTCTTCACAGTGAAATGTTCCGATGGTGTAAAGGCTGAAAGTTTCAGCGAAGGTGACAAGTTCTACATTGCTCCTGATAAGTTACTACCTATAGAGAGATTCTTGCCTAAGCCAAAGGTTGCTGGCCCACCAAAAccaaagagaaagagatcTGGTGCCCCAGGTGGTCGTGGTGGATTCGGTGGTGGCCGTGGTGGTGCAAGAGGCGGTTCTAGAGGTGGATTCGGAGGTGGTCGTGGTGGCTCTCGTGGTGGATTCGGTGGCTCTCGTGGTGGATTCAGCGGTGGTCGTGGTGGATTCAGCGGTGGCTCTCGTGGTGGTTCTAGAGGTGGATCCAGAGGTGGATTCGGTGGTTCTCGTGGCGGTTCCCGTGGTGGGTTCGGTGGTGGACGTAGATTCTAA
- the MRX8 gene encoding translation initiation/elongation factor MRX8 (similar to uniprot|Q05473 Saccharomyces cerevisiae YDR336W Hypothetical ORF) translates to MKQCTRLFSQLDVKSLVMNTKVTSKEQIVNHDRQNTEIRKNRHAKRRDPDKVKTIINDLYQKLNKEYAPLKASDLSQVNFFFNKAKVKFEWSAPTFNDVPGEKVRRLMEKRQQAIQTIMDEENEFIASTTFKKGSMTLPVASEDVPQINSNKMYQGKTGGIPFELINQLPEIAFLGRCNSGKSTLLNSVTTEVTRNSLNEYANASKKAGFTKTINCFNVGGKFRIIDTPGYGTKGTVEQGKVTMDYLHKRRELRRSFLLISANNGFSEYDAQMIDLLVNDGIPFEIVFTKMDTIKDMAQVESIIEESNVLRLPTSPRFIFLNSMTNKRCQKRFGLDVLRYVVLEACGLLPGVRPSKIKK, encoded by the coding sequence ATGAAACAATGCACCAGACTTTTTTCGCAGTTGGATGTTAAATCCTTGGTGATGAATACTAAGGTAACATCAAAGGAACAAATAGTGAACCATGACAGGCAGAACACCGAAATCAGAAAGAATAGGCACGCAAAGAGGCGAGACCCAGACAAGGTGAAAACAATTATAAATGATTTATATCAAAAACTTAATAAGGAATATGCGCCTCTAAAAGCTTCAGATTTATCACAAgtcaattttttcttcaacaaggCAAAGGTTAAGTTCGAATGGAGTGCTCCTACATTCAATGATGTACCAGGTGAAAAGGTTAGGCGCTTGATGGAAAAAAGGCAGCAAGCAATACAAACTATaatggatgaagaaaatgaatttATTGCATCAACaactttcaagaaaggtTCGATGACGTTACCTGTTGCGTCTGAGGATGTCCCTCAGATTAATTCTAATAAAATGTATCAAGGTAAGACGGGCGGGATTCCATTCGAGTTGATCAACCAACTACCAGAAATAGCGTTTTTGGGAAGATGTAATTCAGGGAAATCTACTCTTTTAAACAGTGTCACTACGGAGGTGACAAGAAATAGTTTAAACGAATATGCAAATGCCTCCAAAAAGGCAGGTTTTACAAAGACcatcaattgtttcaatgTAGGTGGGAAGTTTCGCATCATTGATACTCCAGGATATGGTACTAAAGGAACTGTGGAACAAGGGAAAGTCACGATGGATTATTTGCATAAAAGAAGAGAGTTACGTCGCAGTTTCTTGCTAATAAGTGCCAATAATGGATTTAGCGAATACGATGCACAGATGATAGATTTACTTGTTAACGATGGAATTCCTTTTGAAATAGTATTCACGAAGATGGATACCATCAAAGACATGGCGCAAGTAGAGAgcattattgaagaaagtaaTGTTCTGCGATTACCCACATCTCCTAGATTCATTTTCTTAAACTCAATGACAAATAAGCGCTGTCAAAAACGTTTCGGATTAGATGTTTTACGGTATGTTGTCCTAGAAGCTTGTGGATTATTACCTGGGGTAAGACCTTCcaagataaagaaataa